One window from the genome of Pseudomonas sp. L5B5 encodes:
- the nusB gene encoding transcription antitermination factor NusB, which translates to MISDDSDRFNPRDPKPADAGKPSKSAKRREARQLATQALYQWHMAKHSLNEIEAQFRVDNDFTDIDGAYFREILHGVPANKNEIDNALVPCLDLAIDELDPVELAVLRLSTWELLKRVDVPYRVVINEGIELAKVFGSTDGHKFVNGVLDKLAPRLREAEVKAFKR; encoded by the coding sequence GTGATTAGCGACGATAGCGATCGTTTCAACCCGCGCGATCCCAAGCCTGCCGACGCCGGCAAGCCATCCAAGAGCGCCAAGCGTCGCGAAGCTCGTCAGCTCGCGACCCAGGCGCTGTACCAATGGCACATGGCCAAGCATTCGCTGAACGAGATCGAAGCGCAGTTCCGGGTCGACAACGATTTCACCGACATCGATGGCGCCTACTTCCGCGAGATCCTGCACGGAGTGCCCGCCAACAAGAACGAGATCGACAACGCGCTCGTGCCTTGCCTGGACCTGGCCATCGACGAGTTGGACCCTGTGGAACTGGCGGTCCTGCGCCTGTCCACCTGGGAGCTGCTCAAGCGTGTCGACGTGCCGTACCGCGTGGTGATCAACGAGGGCATCGAACTGGCCAAGGTCTTCGGTTCCACCGACGGCCACAAGTTCGTCAACGGTGTACTCGACAAGCTGGCCCCACGCCTGCGTGAAGCAGAAGTGAAGGCATTCAAGCGCTGA
- the thiL gene encoding thiamine-phosphate kinase: MGEFELIRNFFAAAPCAQGGEGVALGIGDDCALLAVAPGEQLAISTDTLVAGVHFADPCEPFLLGQRSLAVAVSDLAAMGATPLAFTLALTLPTVSADWLQAYARGLNTMAQECGVRLIGGDTTRGPLTLTMTVFGRVPAGQALTRSAAHPGDLLCVGGPLGNAAGALPLVLGLRDAEPGIAEPLLAHYWSPRPQLALGQALRGKATAALDISDGLLADCGHIAAASAVGLQVEIEKLPLSSSLLAFLGLEGARAAALSGGDDYVLAFTLPPAELAPLLAAGWPVHVVGRAVVGQGVTLLDADGQDITPGIRGYQHFPETP, translated from the coding sequence ATGGGCGAGTTTGAACTGATCCGCAATTTCTTCGCCGCCGCGCCTTGTGCGCAGGGCGGCGAGGGCGTTGCCCTGGGAATTGGTGATGACTGCGCCCTGTTGGCGGTTGCTCCCGGCGAACAGTTGGCGATTTCCACCGACACCCTGGTGGCCGGTGTGCATTTCGCCGATCCCTGCGAGCCGTTTCTTCTTGGCCAACGCTCCCTGGCGGTGGCCGTCAGCGACCTGGCCGCCATGGGCGCCACGCCGCTGGCCTTCACCCTTGCTCTGACCCTGCCGACGGTGAGTGCCGATTGGCTGCAGGCCTATGCCCGTGGCTTGAACACCATGGCCCAGGAGTGTGGTGTGCGCCTGATTGGTGGCGATACCACCCGTGGCCCCCTGACCTTGACCATGACCGTATTCGGTCGCGTGCCTGCCGGCCAGGCCCTGACCCGCAGCGCGGCCCATCCCGGCGACCTGCTGTGTGTTGGTGGCCCGCTGGGCAATGCTGCCGGCGCCTTGCCGCTGGTACTGGGGCTGCGTGATGCCGAACCCGGCATTGCCGAGCCGCTGCTGGCCCATTACTGGTCGCCGCGACCACAACTGGCCTTGGGCCAGGCCCTGCGAGGCAAGGCCACTGCAGCCCTGGATATCTCCGACGGGTTGCTGGCCGATTGCGGGCATATCGCCGCCGCGTCTGCGGTCGGGTTGCAGGTGGAGATTGAGAAGCTGCCCCTGTCGTCGTCCCTGCTGGCCTTTCTCGGCCTGGAAGGCGCTCGCGCCGCGGCCTTGAGCGGTGGTGACGACTACGTGCTGGCGTTCACCTTGCCCCCCGCCGAGCTGGCGCCGCTGCTGGCCGCAGGCTGGCCGGTGCACGTCGTGGGGCGGGCAGTGGTCGGGCAGGGCGTGACGCTGCTGGATGCCGATGGACAAGACATCACCCCCGGCATCCGGGGCTATCAACATTTTCCGGAGACACCGTGA
- a CDS encoding phosphatidylglycerophosphatase A, with amino-acid sequence MTDHPKQVPAEFVPPSVWRNPWHFLAFGFGSGTLPKAPGTWGSLVALPFIPLWQMLPDWGYWLMLGVTMLFGFWLCGKVADDLRVHDHEGIVWDEMVGMWITLWLVPEGWQWLLAGFLMFRFFDILKPWPIRWIDRHVHGGVGIMLDDILAGVFAWLAMQGLVWCLG; translated from the coding sequence GTGACAGATCATCCCAAGCAAGTCCCGGCGGAGTTCGTGCCGCCATCGGTCTGGCGCAATCCCTGGCATTTCCTCGCATTCGGCTTCGGTTCTGGCACCTTGCCCAAGGCTCCGGGCACCTGGGGTTCGCTGGTTGCGCTACCCTTTATCCCGCTGTGGCAGATGTTGCCGGACTGGGGCTACTGGCTGATGCTGGGCGTCACCATGCTGTTCGGCTTCTGGCTGTGCGGCAAGGTGGCTGACGACCTGCGGGTGCATGACCACGAAGGCATCGTCTGGGACGAGATGGTCGGCATGTGGATCACCCTGTGGCTGGTGCCCGAAGGCTGGCAGTGGCTGTTGGCGGGGTTCCTGATGTTCCGCTTCTTCGACATTCTCAAGCCGTGGCCGATTCGCTGGATAGACCGGCATGTGCATGGCGGTGTCGGGATCATGCTCGATGATATCCTGGCCGGCGTGTTCGCCTGGCTGGCAATGCAGGGGCTGGTGTGGTGCTTGGGCTGA
- a CDS encoding substrate-binding periplasmic protein produces MGVCRALLVLLVVCSCGEGWAGETPVAPRSIRIASEEWNQYSEADGQGLSWDILREVFEPLGIRVECLSMPYTRSVGLVQRGEVDAQAGAYRNESPGVLYPHWNYDNDHVYALGLASNPDLTLATLGNYRLVWVRGYKYEDYLPNIHRYNEIRRRVGILPMLLYSRADYYIDGQTEVDYVLGQADDPSRFKRSHLVELPLYLGFADTPRGRALLALYDQRMEQLVKSGGLRAIFQHWKQPYPFGDSPRPAVR; encoded by the coding sequence ATGGGTGTCTGTCGCGCACTACTGGTATTGCTGGTTGTCTGCAGTTGCGGCGAGGGCTGGGCGGGTGAGACGCCAGTAGCGCCCAGGTCGATTCGTATCGCCAGCGAGGAGTGGAACCAGTACAGCGAGGCCGACGGCCAGGGGTTGTCCTGGGACATCCTGCGAGAGGTCTTCGAGCCCCTGGGCATCAGGGTCGAGTGCCTGAGCATGCCGTACACCCGTTCGGTCGGGCTGGTGCAGCGCGGCGAGGTGGATGCCCAGGCCGGTGCCTATCGCAACGAGTCCCCGGGCGTGCTGTACCCGCACTGGAACTACGACAATGATCACGTCTACGCCCTGGGCCTGGCCAGCAACCCCGATCTGACGCTGGCGACCCTGGGCAACTATCGCCTGGTCTGGGTGCGTGGCTACAAGTACGAGGACTACCTGCCCAACATCCACCGCTACAATGAGATCCGCCGCCGGGTGGGGATCCTGCCGATGCTGCTCTACAGCCGCGCCGACTACTACATCGATGGCCAGACCGAAGTCGACTACGTGCTCGGGCAGGCCGACGATCCCAGTCGGTTCAAGCGTTCGCACCTGGTGGAGCTGCCTTTGTACCTGGGGTTTGCCGATACTCCCCGGGGGCGTGCCCTGCTGGCCCTGTACGACCAGCGCATGGAGCAGTTGGTGAAGAGCGGTGGCCTGCGGGCTATCTTCCAACACTGGAAGCAACCTTACCCTTTCGGTGATTCCCCCCGGCCGGCGGTCCGGTGA
- the ribA gene encoding GTP cyclohydrolase II — translation MPVVFVAASKLPTPFAQFTMHGFLDEATGREHVVLSLGDIADGAPVLGRLHSECLTGDALFSQRCDCGSQLEAALRAIAREGRGVLLYLRQEGRGIGLLNKIRAYELQDGGADTVEANERLGFAADQRDYAMCLPMLEHLGVKALRLMTNNPRKVKALTEMGIQVAERVPLHTGHNPHNKLYLATKASKLDHMMGNEHQGEVDRA, via the coding sequence GTGCCCGTTGTTTTTGTTGCCGCTTCCAAGCTGCCCACTCCCTTTGCGCAATTCACCATGCACGGTTTCCTCGATGAAGCCACCGGCCGCGAGCACGTGGTGCTCAGCCTGGGCGACATCGCCGACGGCGCTCCAGTGCTCGGTCGGCTGCACTCCGAATGCCTGACCGGTGATGCCCTGTTCAGCCAGCGCTGTGACTGCGGCTCGCAGCTCGAAGCCGCCCTGCGGGCCATTGCCCGTGAAGGTCGCGGGGTACTGCTGTACCTGCGCCAGGAAGGCCGGGGCATCGGCCTGCTGAACAAGATCCGCGCCTATGAGTTGCAGGACGGTGGAGCCGATACCGTGGAAGCCAACGAGCGCCTGGGTTTTGCCGCCGACCAGCGCGATTACGCCATGTGCCTGCCGATGCTCGAGCACCTGGGCGTCAAGGCCCTGAGGCTGATGACCAACAACCCGCGCAAGGTCAAGGCCTTGACCGAGATGGGTATCCAGGTCGCCGAGCGCGTGCCGCTGCACACCGGCCATAACCCGCACAACAAGCTGTACCTGGCCACCAAGGCCAGCAAGCTCGACCACATGATGGGCAACGAGCACCAGGGCGAGGTCGACCGCGCGTGA